The DNA window AATTCGGCATGGCCAATGTCGCTTGCGCCGCCCCCTCTACCACGTCCGCTTCCCCTTGCAACCCCTCGGTTTGAATCGTGGGGCCACTCACTCACGCCCTTGACCCGCAGCCTCTTGCGCGTATCTCTTCCGGCACCGGACCGCGACCATGAGATTCTTCCCGCTTCTTTTTCCCGCCTGCCTGCTGCTGGCTTCCTGCAACTGGAATGTCACAGGTGACCGGACCAGCCGCTACCTCGCCGCCTACGGACCACCCCAGCAGGAGCAACGATCTCCGACCGACCCCGGAGCCGCCCTTCCGGATGACGCGTCGTATTGGGCAGGCGACCACGTGAAAGGCTCTCCCCTTGTCCGCATCAACCTGAGCCAGCAGAAGGCGCACTTTTACAAAGGCGGCAAGTTGGTCGGCGTGTCACGGATCTCGACGGGTCAGGAAGGTCACGACACTCCCCCGGGCCAGTTCAAGATCATCCAGAAGAACAAGGATCACCGGTCCAACCTCTACGGTGTCTTCAAGGACAAGGTGACCGGTCAGGTCGTCAACGATGACGTCGACACCACCAAGGACAAGTGTCCTCCCGGCTGCATTTATGTCGGCGCCCCGATGCCCTACTTCATGCGATTCAATGGCGGAATCGGCATGCACACCGGTTACCTGCCCGGCTACAGCGCGTCCCACGGCTGCGTCCGGATGCCCGACAAGATGGCCAGGAAGTTCTTCGAGAATGTAGAAGTCGGCACTCCGGTGATCGTCGAGCGATGACCTCCGATTTCGACCCGGCGCAGGGCATCGAATTGACCGTCGAGCAGGTCTCCGAACTGGCTCCGAAGATCGAATCCGGCACTTGGCGCCTGATTGACTGCCGGGAGGCGGACGAATGGGCGATCAACCGCCTGCCCAACGCCCGCCACATTGCTCTTTCCGACTTCCGCCCGGGCGCCGAAGCGGCGGCTGCCGACGGTATTCCGTGCATCGTCTACTGCCACCACGGCATGCGCTCGCTCCGGGCTGCCGCCTTCCTGCGATCGCTGGGTCTCGATCAGGCATGGTCGATGTCGGGAGGAATCGATCTCTGGTCCGACCGCATCGACCCGCAAGTCCCGAAGTACTAGAACCACCGTGCGAGCGATTGTCCAACGGGTCTCCGAAGCATCCGTCGTGATTTCCGGCGAGACCGTCGCGGAAACCGGAACCGGGCTTCTGATTCTTCTCGGTATCGAGGAGACCGACACCGACGACGATCTCGCGTGGCTCGCCGCCAAGGTCGCACGGATGCGGATCTTCGCGGACCCAGAGGGAAAGATGAATCTCGGAATGCTCGATCTACCGGAGGCGGGAGCGATCGTCGTCAGCCAGTTCACACTCCACGCCTCGACCCGCAAGGGCAACCGGCCGTCCTTCATCCGGGCTGCCCGCCCCGAGCACTCGGAACCGCTCTACGAGGCGTTCTGCGCCAGGCTCGAAGAAGAATCGGGAAGAACGGTGGGACGTGGCCGGTTCGGTGCCAACATGAAAGTCCGGCTCATTAACGACGGTCCGGTTACCATCCTCATCGATTCCAAGCTCCGGGAGTGATCGCGCGGCCGACCCAGCCCCGGCTCACTCCTTGATCCGCACCGAGGTTCCGCAGAACGTGCAGTTGAACCATCGGAACAGGATGGTGTGCACAGCGAGCGGGAGGATGTAGCCGATACCCGGAATGTGGTGGGCCTTGCGGTTCTTGAGGCACTTCCTCGGCATCAGGACTTTCTGTCCGCAGACACGGCACTTCACCCTGCAGGACACCGCGAAATACAGCAGACCGAACACCGGAATCGCGATTGGAAAAGCGATCACCCAAGACGGAACCCAGGCAAAGCTGTTCGAAGGGTGATCCGAAAGCATCAGCAATGGTGCGGCGACAAGACCGAGCGGAACCGCCAGCTGGAAAAGGATGAAGATCACGCAGCCGAACCAAACGAGGAACGGACGGTCGTGAAGCACTCCGCGGATGAACCATCGGGAATTCGGATCCTTGCCCCGATTGGTCGACTCCCGAGCCGTGCGGATCAAACGCACCCGCTCATCCACCGGCGCCTGCTCGGTTTTCGATGGTTCGGCGAGCGGCTCATCCCGGACATCGTCAATGCTGCGCACGCGGGCGGAGTCGATCCCCAATCGGGTACCCGACCGGAAGTCCGCAACCTGCTTGAGACCTCCCGCCTTGCCCCGTGGTTTGCCGATCGACCCGGGCGCGGGCTTCTTCGAGTTCGACGCCACCGCCACCTCGAGATCACTGACCGCCCGATTAAGCACTTCTGCCGGTTCGATCTCCGAGGGCCGGATTCCTTGTTCCATCAAGAGACGATTCGGGATCGGTAGCGCCACGGGCGCCCGGTCAAGCATGTCCTGAACGTCCGGATCCGCCTCGAAATTGACCGGCCCCTGAGGCACCGGCTCAGGCTCGACGACAGGCTCGCTTTCCTCAACCGCCTCTGCCTCAGCCACTTCATCCACCTCGACCGAAGCCTCCTGCACCACGCCGATGGAAACCACCGCAGGCCCGGCTACGGCACTCTGCGGGGCCACCGTATTGCCCTCGGTGGTTTGCCGGGAAAAGCCGACCCACGCGCGGACCGACTCGATGCCAGGAGCCGCATCGAGCAAGCCCAAGACACTATTGGCTTTCACCAACTCGGCGTGAAGCGCCTCGGGCTCCACGGTCGCAAGCTCGCGCACATCGGAGAAACCGGCCGCCTCGAGCAGTTCGATTTCTCCGTCTTCGATGCCTTCGATGGATTTGAACGCGACCATGGGTCGTCTTGCGCGACAGGCCGGAGACTATCCAACCCTCGCCTCGGAACAAGACATCATCCGAGGGATGCTACCATCTCCTCAAGCTGGGAGAGCTTGCCTTTCCACTCCTCGAGCCGGGCCCGCTCCTGGTCCACGACCTCGGCAGGAGCCCGCTCGACGAAGCTGGCATTGCCGAGCTTGCCTTCGGATTTCCTCACCTCGATCCGGATCTTCTCGATCTCTTTCCCGAGGCGGATTTTCTCGGCCTCGACATCGATCAACCCCTCGAGAGGCAGTGCCACCTCACCGATATCGGTAAGTGCCGCCGGCGTTCCCTTCGGTGCTTCATAAGATGCATCGATCGCGATCTCACCGGCTCCCGAGAGCAGCGCGAGCACACCTTTCTCCCCTTCCAACCAGTTGGGCGCACCCTTCACCACGAACTTCACGTCCCGGCGCGTGGCGACGTTGTACTCCGCCTTGAGGTTCCGCAGGCGACCCGCCGACTCGTAAATCGCGGCCGCCTTGGCCTGCTCGGCCTCGACTGCCGAACGATCGGCCCCGGCAAGCAAGCCGTCGGCGGCGAGTTCCTTCTCCATGACGAACTCGCCATCGCCGGTAAAGCCCATCCGTTGCGACAGCTCCTCGGTCACATGCGGCATGTACGGGTGGAGCAGTTGCAGGTAACGCGAGATCACCGCATCGAATACCGCGAGAGTCTTGTCGCGGGCATCCGCGGACGCGTCCTCACGCAGATCCCCCTTCACCGCCTCGAGGAAGCGGTCGCAGAAATCACTCCAGAGGAACTCGTAAAGCCGCTGCGCGATTTCACCGAAGCGGTAGTCGGCATAGAGACGATCGAGGTCCGAAGCCAGCGCGTCGAGTTTCGCGATGATATCGACGTGATACGGCGGCAGCTCGCCGAGGGAGGCGGGGCCAACCGCATACGACGCCGATCCTTCCGCCATCTGGCGGAAACGGCAGGCATTGTAGAGCTTGTTGGCGAAGTTCCGGCCCTCCTCGATCTGTGATTCATCGAATCGGATGTCAGTGCCGACAGGAGCGATCCTCGTGAGTCCGAACCGCAAACCGTCCGCGCCATACTTCTCCATCAGGTCGATCGGGTCGGGCGAGTTACCGAGCGACTTGCTCATCTTCCGCCCCTTCATGTCTCGGATCAGACCGGTGAAGTAGACATTGCGGAACGGCAATTCACCTTCGAAGCGGTACCCCGCCATGATCATGCGGGCGACCCAGAAGAACAGGATGTCGGGCCCCGTCACGAGATCGCTCGTCGGATAGAATTTCTTCAGTTCGTCGGTCCGCTCTCCAACCCCGGCCATCGTCGCGAACGGCCACAGCCAAGAACTGAACCACGTGTCCATCACGTCCTCGTCGCGGACCCACTCATCCGCATCGGCCGGCTCCTCCACCCCCACGTGGATGTCGCCTTTGTCGAAGTCCGCCATGTCGAGCGACTCCGCTCCCTTCAGCGCCTCAAGCTTCTCCTTGCGATACCACACCGGAATCTGGTGACCCCACCACAGCTGCCGGCTGATGCACCAATCCTGCAGATTCTCCATCCAGTGCGCATACGTCTTGCGCCAGCGATCCGGACGGAAGGCGATCTCACCACTCTCCACCGCCTTCGCCGCCTCATCCACGCACGGATACCGAAGGAACCACTGCATCGAAATCCTCGGCTCCACCGGGACATCGGCCCGCTCGGAGAACCCGACGTTGTTCTCATACTCCTCGACTTCGACCAGCAGGCCCATCTCCTCCAGCTTTGCCGCTGCAAGCTTGCGGGCCTTGAAGCGATCCAACCCGTCGAGATCCGGACAGTCCGGACAGTTGATCGTCCCGTCCGGATGCAGCACGTCGATGATCTCGAGGTTGTGCTTGAGACCGATTTCGAAGTCCGCCTTGTCGTGGGCCGGGGTGATCTTGAGGGCACCGGTTCCGAACTCGATGTCGACATGCTCGTCGGCGACGATCGGAATCTCCGCGGCCGGAAACGGACGCCGCACCATCTTCCCGATATTCGCGGCGTGGCGGGGGTCCTTGGGATTCACGGCCACCGCCACGTCCCCCATCAGGGTTTCCGGACGGGTCGTCGAGATCTCCAGATACTCGCCAGGTGAATCGACCAGTTCGTAGCGCATCCGATACAGCTTCGAGCGCTGCGGCTTCATGATCACCTCCTCGTCGGAAAGTGCCGTCAGTGAAACCGGACACCAGTTCACCATCCGCTTGCCGCGGTAGATCAGGCCCTCCTTGAAGAGCTCGACGAACACATGACTGACCCACTTGGTGTAAGCTTCGTCCATGGTGAAGCGCTCGCGCGACCAATCACACGAGCAGCCGAGACGCTTGAGCTGCTTGATGATGATGTCGCCGTGGCGATCCTTGAAATCCCACACTCGCT is part of the Haloferula helveola genome and encodes:
- a CDS encoding valine--tRNA ligase, with the protein product MSELAKAYEPQAVEEKWYAAWLEGKCFEADPRSEKPAYSIVIPPPNVTGILHLGHVLNNSLQDILARRARQTGHEVLWLPGTDHAGIATQAKVERELREAEGKSRRDLGRDAFLERVWDFKDRHGDIIIKQLKRLGCSCDWSRERFTMDEAYTKWVSHVFVELFKEGLIYRGKRMVNWCPVSLTALSDEEVIMKPQRSKLYRMRYELVDSPGEYLEISTTRPETLMGDVAVAVNPKDPRHAANIGKMVRRPFPAAEIPIVADEHVDIEFGTGALKITPAHDKADFEIGLKHNLEIIDVLHPDGTINCPDCPDLDGLDRFKARKLAAAKLEEMGLLVEVEEYENNVGFSERADVPVEPRISMQWFLRYPCVDEAAKAVESGEIAFRPDRWRKTYAHWMENLQDWCISRQLWWGHQIPVWYRKEKLEALKGAESLDMADFDKGDIHVGVEEPADADEWVRDEDVMDTWFSSWLWPFATMAGVGERTDELKKFYPTSDLVTGPDILFFWVARMIMAGYRFEGELPFRNVYFTGLIRDMKGRKMSKSLGNSPDPIDLMEKYGADGLRFGLTRIAPVGTDIRFDESQIEEGRNFANKLYNACRFRQMAEGSASYAVGPASLGELPPYHVDIIAKLDALASDLDRLYADYRFGEIAQRLYEFLWSDFCDRFLEAVKGDLREDASADARDKTLAVFDAVISRYLQLLHPYMPHVTEELSQRMGFTGDGEFVMEKELAADGLLAGADRSAVEAEQAKAAAIYESAGRLRNLKAEYNVATRRDVKFVVKGAPNWLEGEKGVLALLSGAGEIAIDASYEAPKGTPAALTDIGEVALPLEGLIDVEAEKIRLGKEIEKIRIEVRKSEGKLGNASFVERAPAEVVDQERARLEEWKGKLSQLEEMVASLG
- a CDS encoding L,D-transpeptidase family protein: MRFFPLLFPACLLLASCNWNVTGDRTSRYLAAYGPPQQEQRSPTDPGAALPDDASYWAGDHVKGSPLVRINLSQQKAHFYKGGKLVGVSRISTGQEGHDTPPGQFKIIQKNKDHRSNLYGVFKDKVTGQVVNDDVDTTKDKCPPGCIYVGAPMPYFMRFNGGIGMHTGYLPGYSASHGCVRMPDKMARKFFENVEVGTPVIVER
- a CDS encoding rhodanese-like domain-containing protein; this translates as MTSDFDPAQGIELTVEQVSELAPKIESGTWRLIDCREADEWAINRLPNARHIALSDFRPGAEAAAADGIPCIVYCHHGMRSLRAAAFLRSLGLDQAWSMSGGIDLWSDRIDPQVPKY
- a CDS encoding DUF4332 domain-containing protein → MVAFKSIEGIEDGEIELLEAAGFSDVRELATVEPEALHAELVKANSVLGLLDAAPGIESVRAWVGFSRQTTEGNTVAPQSAVAGPAVVSIGVVQEASVEVDEVAEAEAVEESEPVVEPEPVPQGPVNFEADPDVQDMLDRAPVALPIPNRLLMEQGIRPSEIEPAEVLNRAVSDLEVAVASNSKKPAPGSIGKPRGKAGGLKQVADFRSGTRLGIDSARVRSIDDVRDEPLAEPSKTEQAPVDERVRLIRTARESTNRGKDPNSRWFIRGVLHDRPFLVWFGCVIFILFQLAVPLGLVAAPLLMLSDHPSNSFAWVPSWVIAFPIAIPVFGLLYFAVSCRVKCRVCGQKVLMPRKCLKNRKAHHIPGIGYILPLAVHTILFRWFNCTFCGTSVRIKE
- the dtd gene encoding D-aminoacyl-tRNA deacylase — encoded protein: MRAIVQRVSEASVVISGETVAETGTGLLILLGIEETDTDDDLAWLAAKVARMRIFADPEGKMNLGMLDLPEAGAIVVSQFTLHASTRKGNRPSFIRAARPEHSEPLYEAFCARLEEESGRTVGRGRFGANMKVRLINDGPVTILIDSKLRE